The sequence CGATGAGTTCCACGGTCCGGTCCCCCAGCCCGTCGATCGTCGAAGACAGGCACCGCAGCGCCGAGCCTGTGGTGACGGTCCGTCCGTCGCCCAGTTGAAGCAGGGTAACGATTTCCTGCACGCCCGGCCTGTTGATGAGGGACGTATCCCCCGCTACGTGGTACGGTATTCCGCTGCGCTCGAAGGCTTCCACCAGGGCGGTGTTCTGACTGTTCACCCGGTACAGTACGGCGATGTCGCCGAAGGACCGTTCCTCGCCCGGGTCCGCCCCGTGTTCCAGCCGCCCCGAGTCCTGGGAGAAATGGCTGGTGCCGCCCACCATGCGTTCGATCTGATGCACGACGTACTCGGCTTCGGCCCGGTCCGACCGGGTCTCCCGGATGACCAGGTGTCCCTGGACATAAAGCGCGGCCACCGGCGGCGGCGCCGTGGAAGCGCCGGAAGCGCGCATGACCTGGGACGAGGCGTCGAGCAACGTAGCCGCGGATCGGTAGTTCTCGCCGAGGTACCGTACCTCAGCCCCGGGGAAATCTTCCTCGAAGGAGTGGAAGTAACGGGTGTCCGCCCCGCGAAAACCGTAGATCGCCTGGTTGGGATCTCCGATGGCGGTCATCCGCGCGCCGCCTTCCACCAGGATCTTCAGCAGGTCGTGCTGGGCCGGGTTGATGTCCTGGTACTCGTCCACGAAAACGTAGTGGAACCGCTCGTGCACATTCTGCCTGAACCGCTCGTCCGACCTCAGGAGCTTGGTGGTTTCCAGGATGACGTCGTCGAAATCAAGGAGCCCATGCCGCCGCAGGAGCCGGGTGTACGCCGACACCGCTTCCGGGATTTCACCACTTCGGCCCGACGCCTTCCATCGGGCGACCTCCTCCAGCCGCCTCCTCAGCTGCACGGCGTTGTCCAGCGGCCACTGTGCGCGGGCCAGCCGCTCCTGGTCGTCGGGCGTCGCTACGCTCAGGCTGAAGGGGATGCTCGCATGGCGGGACCACTGGCGCATCAGGGCCAGACAGATCCCGTGGAAAGTGCCGACCATGGCGGCCGCGCCGGCCTTGCCGACCATGGCGGCCGCGCCGGCCTTGCCGTCCGTGGCGGTCGTGCCGTCCTGCCCGTCGAGCAGTGCGGCCAGTCGCGCCTTCAGTTCACCGGCGGCCTTGTTGGTGAAGGTCACGGCCAGCATGCGGTCGGGCGTGGTTCCGTGACGCGCCAGATACGCCATGCGGTGGGTCAGCGTGTGCGTCTTTCCGGTGCCGGGTCCCGCCACGATAAGCAGGTGTCCCTCGCGGTGCGTTACGGCCTTCAACTGATCTTCATTGAGCGGTCCGCTCATCGAGGTCGCGTCTTCCGGAGTTTCAAGCGCCACCAGGTCGGTCACGGAAGGTTCCGCCACGTCGGGGGCCGTCTCTACCGGCATCGCGAACGCCGTCGTCTCCGGTTCAGCCGGCACCGGAACCGCGACGTGAGCCTTCCCGTTGGTGCTTGCCGGGGACGCCTCCTCCACCTCCGGCGTTTCGCCCTCCCCCACAGCCGGCGTATCGTCCGGCACGGGATCCGCTCGAACCGGCTTCTTCTCCTTCACGGGAAGATCTTCCAGCAGGGCGATCTGCGTGTCGTCTCCGAGCCGGTCCTCCGGGTTGAACAACTTGATTACCCCGTAGTCTCCGTCATACCCCGGAAGGATATCCACCTCGCCGACGCGCATGCGGCGAATGCCCTCGGCGATCAGGGTCCCGCCGACCTGCGCGATGTCGTCTTCCGGTATGTCCAGGAGGATGTCGAGTTCGTTGCCCAGTCGCGAGACCATGGCCTGGTATACCGCATCCACCGTCTTGGTTCCGGGTCCGACCTGTTTCGCCTCGCCGATGATCTCGGGCAGGGGGATCACGCTGAAGAAATGTCGCGCGCGGGGGGGCTTCTTCCCCTCTTCGCGGTCCGCAAGCGCTTCCACGCGGGCCATGACCCCCACGGTCACGGGCTTGCCGCAATCCGGACACAGGCCCTTCCCGTCGATCGTTTCCCTCGGGTGCATCCTTCTTTCGCACTTCCTGTGCCCGTCATAGTGGTACTTGCCCTCTTCGGGATAGAACTCCACCGTCCCGGTCAGTCCCTCGTCTTCCGGATCGGATAAGGCGCTGTAGATCGCGGGATAGTCGCAGGACGTGTCGAACAGGGTGGTTTCCCGGCCCAGCTTTCCGGGAGAATGGGCGTCGGAGTTCGATACGAGGACGTAGGGATCGAGC is a genomic window of Gemmatimonadota bacterium containing:
- a CDS encoding AAA family ATPase, giving the protein MPFHADLHLHSHYSRATSKNLNLEHLYKWAQLKGIRVVGTGDFVHPGWMDELEEKLQPAEEGLFRLKPELERTMDGQVPAACRAPVRFMLTVEISNIYKRLGRVRKVHNIILAPGFEAAKSLQARLGAIGNIRSDGRPILGLDSRDLLEITLETDPMACLIPAHVWTPWFSALGSRGGFDRISDCYGDLTDHIFAVETGLSSDPLMNWRLEQLDPYVLVSNSDAHSPGKLGRETTLFDTSCDYPAIYSALSDPEDEGLTGTVEFYPEEGKYHYDGHRKCERRMHPRETIDGKGLCPDCGKPVTVGVMARVEALADREEGKKPPRARHFFSVIPLPEIIGEAKQVGPGTKTVDAVYQAMVSRLGNELDILLDIPEDDIAQVGGTLIAEGIRRMRVGEVDILPGYDGDYGVIKLFNPEDRLGDDTQIALLEDLPVKEKKPVRADPVPDDTPAVGEGETPEVEEASPASTNGKAHVAVPVPAEPETTAFAMPVETAPDVAEPSVTDLVALETPEDATSMSGPLNEDQLKAVTHREGHLLIVAGPGTGKTHTLTHRMAYLARHGTTPDRMLAVTFTNKAAGELKARLAALLDGQDGTTATDGKAGAAAMVGKAGAAAMVGTFHGICLALMRQWSRHASIPFSLSVATPDDQERLARAQWPLDNAVQLRRRLEEVARWKASGRSGEIPEAVSAYTRLLRRHGLLDFDDVILETTKLLRSDERFRQNVHERFHYVFVDEYQDINPAQHDLLKILVEGGARMTAIGDPNQAIYGFRGADTRYFHSFEEDFPGAEVRYLGENYRSAATLLDASSQVMRASGASTAPPPVAALYVQGHLVIRETRSDRAEAEYVVHQIERMVGGTSHFSQDSGRLEHGADPGEERSFGDIAVLYRVNSQNTALVEAFERSGIPYHVAGDTSLINRPGVQEIVTLLQLGDGRTVTTGSALRCLSSTIDGLGDRTVELIEERWKKRNQITIDHVRALMDHPRLLMKRSRNGVDALLSDLKTINSDLEKRTAAHILENLARSSIWDKLKWRYPRADDSLRELARYARIETELPVMLDKLLLSQEYDAFGEASEHVNLMTLHAAKGLEFPVVFVVGCEDGLVPLKHGGEVSDADEERRLFYVAMTRAKERLYLVRSGKRMLFGEVRTTRPSPFLTDIEEQLKQYDRPDGPRKSDRGRRKKAKSKPTNQLSLFG